The Ammospiza nelsoni isolate bAmmNel1 chromosome 27, bAmmNel1.pri, whole genome shotgun sequence genome contains a region encoding:
- the LOC132084506 gene encoding excitatory amino acid transporter 5-like: MWEWVRRAVLHSLATALLRLWKWLRAFWYKNGLLTLSMLSVVTGCLLGFLLRALELTDLEKQYFSFPGELLMRMLKMLILPLITSSLMSGLATMDSRACGKMGVITITYYLWTTFMAVTVGIILVVSIHPGAAAQKDNYSVGKVVLSSADALLDLIRNMFPSNLVEASFQQYRTVLVPVVKSPGLPKIPGKPLNFIYFAPDDKNPEIHRPVFLELTPSPEMTYRTLAGTSNEMNVLGIVIFSATIGLLLGKMGERGAPLVNVCQCLNEAVMKIVSMAVWYFPFGIVFLIAGKILEMEDPSVIGQKLGLYVITVVSGLAVHGIILLPLLFVLITKKNPFAFIQGILQALLIALATSSSSATLPITLKCLLENNGIDRRVARFVLPVGATINMDGTALYEAVAAIFIAQVNEYELDLGQIITISITASAASIGAAGIPQSGLVTMVIVLTSVGLPTEDITLIIAVDWALDRLRTMTNVLGDALAAGIIAHVCHKDFAPKPPPQNPVSNTDKFLSAETSHLHPKDKGIEITEETLLDQTGVHYNICQV, encoded by the exons ATGTGGGAGTGGGtcaggagagctgtgctgcactcGCTGGCCACGGCCCTCCTGCGCCTCTGGAAGTGGCTGCGGGCGTTCTGGTACAAAAATGGCCTCCTGACCCTCTCCATGCTCTCGGTGGTCACCGGATGCCTCCTGGGGTTCCTGCTGCGGGCGCTGGAGCTGACAGACCTG GAGAAgcagtatttttcctttcctggagaGCTCCTCATGAGGATGCTGAAGATGCTGATCCTGCCCTTGATCACCTCCAG cctcatGTCTGGGCTGGCCACCATGGACTCCAGGGCCTGTGGGAAGATGGGGGTGATCACCATCACCTACTACCTTTGGACAACCTTCATGGCAGTGACCGTGGGGATCATCCTCGTGGTCAGCATCCATCCTGGGGCAGCTGCCCAGAAGGACAACTACTCTGTGGGGAAAGTGGTGCTCAGCTCCGCCGACGCGTTACTGGATTTAATCAG AAACATGTTTCCTTCTAACCTGGTTGAAGCTTCGTTCCAGCAG TACCGAACTGTTCTTGTCCCGGTGGTGAAATCTCCTGGTTTACCAAAGATCCCGGGAAAACCTCtcaattttatttactttgcaCCTGATGACAAAAACCCTGAAATCCACCGGCCTGTGTTCCTTGAGCTGACACCATCGCCCGAGATGACCTACAGGACCCTGGCTGGGACCAGCAATGAGATGAATGTCCTGGGCATTGTCATCTTCTCAGCAACCATAG GACTTCtcctggggaaaatgggggagcGAGGAGCCCCCCTGGTCAACGTGTGCCAGTGTCTGAACGAAGCAGTTATGAAAATTGTCTCAATGGCTGTTTG GTACTTCCCCTTTGGCATTGTATTTCTCATAGCTGGAAAGATCTTGGAGATGGAGGATCCCTCGGTTATTGGACAGAAGCTGGGACTGTATGTCATCACAGTAGTGTCAGGGCTTGCTGTGCATGGAATCATCCTCTTAcctctgctttttgtgctcATCACCAAGAAAAACCCCTTTGCTTTCATTCAGGGGATACTGCAAGCCTTGCTGATCGCCTTAGCTACATCCTCCAG ctcagccacccTGCCCATCACCCTCAAGTGTCTCCTGGAGAACAACGGCATCGACAGGCGCGTGGCGCGCTTCGTGCTCCCCGTGGGCGCCACCATCAACATGGACGGCACCGCGCTCTACGAGGCCGTCGCCGCCATCTTCATCGCCCAGGTCAACGAGTATGAGCTGGACCTGGGACAAATCATAACCATCAG CATCACGGCCTCAGCAGCCAGCATTGGGGCTGCTGGGATCCCACAGTCCGGGCTGGTCACCATGGTCATCGTGCTCACCTCTGTGGGGCTGCCCACTGAGGACATCACCCTCATCATCGCCGTCGACTGGGCTCT GGACCGGCTGCGCACCATGACCAACGTGCTGGGAGACGCGCTGGCCGCCGGCATCATCGCGCACGTGTGCCACAAGGACTTCGCCCCAAAGCCCCCCCCG CAAAACCCAGTGAGCAACACAGACAAGTTTCTTTCTGCAGAGACCTCACACCTGCATCCCAAGGACAAAGGGATTGAAATAACCGAGGAAACGCTGTTGGATCAGACAGGAGTTCACTATAATATCTGCCAGGTGTAG
- the PRAM1 gene encoding PML-RARA-regulated adapter molecule 1 yields MKTMTLKACKKEEKMDRGFQKKFKFEGSIKVLTQMMVDPAATEKRGGAKNLPLRPGEILDVIQFTNEEQILCRNSQRRYGYVPRAVMLPLDTDIYDDVEIYG; encoded by the exons ATGAAGACCATGACACTCAAGGCATgcaagaaggaagagaagatgGACAGGGGGTTTCAGAAGAAATTCAAG TTCGAAGGCAGCATCAAAGTCCTGACTCAGATGATGGTCGACCCTGCAGCGACAGAGAAGAGGGGCGGAGCGAAGAACCTGCCACTGAGACCGGGAGAAATCCTTGATGTCATTCAGTTCACAAATGAGGAGCAAATCCTCTGCCGGAACAGCCAGAGGAGGT ATGGCTACGTGCCCCGGGCTGTGATGCTGCCTCT GGACACTGACATCTATGATGACGTTGAGATTTACG GCTGA